In a single window of the Caulobacter soli genome:
- a CDS encoding class II aldolase/adducin family protein: MTAALKAVPGVRERVSPEEWALRVDLAAAFRLAALNGWDDLIFTHMSVRIPGPEHHFLINSYTNMFEEVTASNLVKIDLNGDKVMDCAGQVIRAGFVIHSAIHSARENANAVIHLHTPQGQAVSASADGLLPVTQTAMIVCHDVAYHESEGIAEDMGEQERIVADLGEKNTMILRNHGTMAVGETIQQAYLRMYFLERACQAQVLIPGKVHRPQQGVAEVIKGQVTGPATKMIAEHFAWPALLRKLDRIDSSFRD; encoded by the coding sequence ATGACAGCGGCTTTGAAAGCGGTTCCTGGCGTGCGCGAACGCGTGTCGCCCGAGGAATGGGCCCTGCGGGTTGACCTGGCGGCGGCGTTTCGCCTGGCGGCGCTGAACGGCTGGGATGACCTGATCTTCACCCACATGTCGGTGCGAATCCCGGGACCCGAGCACCATTTCCTGATCAACTCCTACACCAACATGTTCGAGGAGGTGACCGCCTCGAACCTGGTGAAGATCGACCTCAACGGCGACAAGGTCATGGACTGCGCCGGCCAGGTGATCCGTGCTGGCTTCGTGATTCATTCGGCGATCCACAGCGCCCGCGAGAACGCCAATGCGGTGATCCATCTGCATACCCCGCAGGGCCAGGCGGTGTCGGCCTCGGCCGACGGCCTGCTGCCGGTGACCCAGACGGCGATGATCGTCTGTCACGACGTCGCCTACCACGAGTCCGAAGGCATCGCCGAGGACATGGGCGAGCAGGAGCGCATCGTCGCCGATCTGGGCGAGAAGAACACGATGATCCTGCGCAACCACGGCACCATGGCCGTGGGCGAGACGATCCAGCAGGCGTATCTGCGCATGTATTTCCTGGAACGGGCCTGCCAGGCCCAGGTGCTGATCCCGGGCAAGGTCCACCGTCCGCAACAGGGCGTGGCCGAGGTGATCAAGGGCCAGGTGACCGGCCCGGCCACCAAGATGATCGCCGAGCACTTCGCCTGGCCGGCTCTGCTGCGCAAGCTGGACCGGATCGACTCCAGCTTCCGCGACTAG